Proteins from a genomic interval of Lactococcus protaetiae:
- a CDS encoding glycoside hydrolase family 65 protein has translation MKQIKRIMGIDPWKITAHQIEKEDRRLQESLTSIGNGYMGMRGNFSETFSGDHHQGTYIAGVWFPDKTRVGWWKNGYPEYFGKAINALNFSKVRLFIDKKEVDLATSPVTDFDLALDMEKGILSYGYSFSGVRVTVERFFSIATRELAVFHFNFENIDGQMHSVRVESFIDADVRNEDANYDEKFWNTYESGNTEHGSYLISQTIPNPFGVEQFTVLAHQDFKGSLQLTAQKSADDNVSDTYEEILPAGQTLTFEKRVLVLTSRDYDNLSALTDTSVALIESLSAISYEELRTAQIEAWSKRWEIADVQIQGSDEAQQGIRFNLFQLFSTYYGEDARLNIGPKGFTGEKYGGATYWDTEAYAVPLYLALADEKVTKNLLKYRHIQLPQARHNARQQGLAGALYPMVTFTGVECHNEWEITFEEIHRNGAMAYAIYNYTNYTGDETYLAHEGLEVLVEIARFWADRVHYSERNDKYMIHGVTGPNEYENNINNNWYTNKLAAWVLTYTSENLAKFPRPDLKVSEKELEKWSEIVEKMYYPEDEKLGIFVQHDGYLDKDLTPVAQLDPSNLPLNQNWSWDRVLRSPYIKQADVLQGIYFFGDKFSLEEKRRNFEFYEPLTVHESSLSPSIHSILAAELGMEAKAVEMYERTARLDLDNYNNDTADGLHITSMTGSWLAIVHGFAQMKTWEGQLSFAPFLPEAWTAYNFHINYRGRLLKISVSDTIEIELLKGQPIELEVYNEKILLETNYKTNIK, from the coding sequence ATGAAACAAATCAAGAGAATTATGGGAATTGATCCTTGGAAAATTACGGCCCATCAAATCGAAAAAGAAGACCGAAGATTGCAAGAATCCCTGACTTCCATCGGAAATGGCTACATGGGAATGCGTGGAAATTTTAGCGAAACTTTCAGTGGTGACCATCATCAAGGAACTTATATCGCAGGTGTCTGGTTTCCAGATAAAACTCGTGTGGGTTGGTGGAAAAATGGTTACCCAGAATATTTTGGGAAGGCAATCAACGCTCTGAATTTTTCCAAAGTTCGTCTGTTTATAGATAAAAAAGAAGTTGATTTAGCAACAAGTCCAGTAACAGATTTTGATTTAGCATTGGACATGGAAAAGGGAATATTGAGCTATGGTTATTCTTTTTCTGGTGTGCGCGTGACAGTTGAGCGCTTTTTCTCAATTGCAACGCGAGAACTCGCAGTTTTCCATTTTAACTTTGAAAATATTGATGGGCAAATGCACAGTGTGCGGGTAGAGTCATTTATAGATGCTGATGTTCGTAATGAAGATGCCAACTATGATGAAAAATTCTGGAATACCTATGAATCAGGTAATACAGAACACGGTTCTTATCTCATTAGTCAAACCATTCCAAATCCTTTTGGTGTAGAACAATTTACGGTCCTTGCCCATCAAGATTTCAAAGGAAGTTTACAACTGACCGCTCAAAAATCTGCTGACGACAACGTGAGTGATACTTACGAAGAAATCTTGCCAGCAGGCCAAACATTAACTTTTGAAAAACGTGTTTTGGTGCTGACAAGTCGTGATTATGACAATCTGTCAGCACTGACAGACACTTCTGTAGCTTTGATAGAGTCTTTGTCAGCAATTAGCTATGAAGAACTTCGTACAGCACAGATAGAAGCATGGTCAAAACGTTGGGAAATCGCTGACGTACAGATTCAAGGCTCTGACGAAGCACAACAAGGAATACGTTTCAACCTTTTTCAACTTTTCAGCACTTATTATGGTGAAGACGCACGCTTGAACATTGGACCTAAAGGATTTACAGGCGAAAAATACGGCGGAGCGACTTATTGGGACACAGAAGCTTATGCAGTACCACTCTATCTCGCATTGGCTGATGAAAAAGTCACAAAAAATCTGTTGAAATATAGACATATACAGCTTCCACAAGCCAGACATAATGCACGTCAACAAGGTTTAGCTGGAGCGCTCTATCCAATGGTTACATTCACAGGAGTTGAATGTCACAATGAATGGGAAATCACCTTTGAAGAAATTCATCGTAATGGCGCGATGGCTTATGCAATTTATAATTATACCAATTACACGGGTGATGAAACCTATCTTGCTCATGAAGGTCTGGAAGTTCTAGTTGAAATTGCAAGATTTTGGGCGGACCGCGTGCATTATTCAGAACGAAATGATAAATACATGATTCATGGCGTCACAGGACCTAACGAATACGAAAACAATATCAACAACAATTGGTATACCAATAAGTTAGCCGCATGGGTTCTCACCTACACCAGTGAAAATCTAGCAAAATTTCCTCGTCCTGATCTAAAAGTTTCAGAAAAAGAACTTGAAAAATGGTCAGAAATCGTGGAAAAAATGTACTATCCAGAGGATGAAAAATTAGGTATTTTTGTCCAACATGATGGTTATCTTGACAAGGACTTAACACCAGTAGCGCAGCTTGATCCATCAAACTTGCCGCTTAATCAAAACTGGTCTTGGGACAGAGTATTGCGCAGTCCGTACATCAAGCAAGCAGATGTATTGCAAGGGATTTATTTCTTTGGAGACAAGTTTAGCTTGGAAGAAAAACGCCGTAACTTTGAATTTTATGAACCACTCACTGTTCATGAAAGTTCGTTATCTCCATCTATTCACTCGATTCTTGCTGCCGAGCTTGGAATGGAAGCTAAAGCAGTAGAGATGTATGAACGTACAGCACGTTTAGACCTTGATAACTACAATAACGATACAGCAGATGGACTTCACATCACTTCAATGACAGGCTCATGGTTAGCCATTGTTCATGGTTTTGCTCAAATGAAAACATGGGAAGGTCAGCTAAGTTTTGCTCCATTTTTACCAGAAGCTTGGACGGCTTACAATTTCCATATCAATTATCGTGGACGTTTATTAAAAATCTCTGTTTCCGACACAATCGAAATCGAACTCCTTAAAGGTCAGCCAATAGAACTTGAAGTTTACAATGAAAAAATTCTTTTAGAAACAAACTATAAAACAAATATAAAATAA